In Herbaspirillum sp. WKF16, one genomic interval encodes:
- a CDS encoding chemotaxis protein, translating to MKSLRNILPVLCLVNLLLFMLLSQHWWLGGLVGLLIGGSFYLTCLPAPDPVAGLPAPTQAGEVAADGALAGLLQRLLPVWQGHVQLARGQTKSAIDNLTARFVGIHERLGGALDLSQSGKNADVLQAIQAAATQLDGIASALESVLASRQALLARLDTLAAANDEIRRLAQENEQLAGRTGVTDLLSDEQSWQELAGRSAENSRQIATRAKNVRHQIIAAIGSAGEASVAAGGIIENPREVIDRVVADFRESALKLSASVEQLEGENREVDREVCDILVNLQFQDRISQILDHVQRDIGRLQQAAVAPALPSPEQWLADLEKTYTTPEQRQMHAGQQTNNAQQSQVDFF from the coding sequence GTGAAATCGCTACGCAATATCTTGCCGGTGCTGTGCCTGGTGAACCTGCTGCTGTTCATGCTGCTGTCGCAGCACTGGTGGCTGGGCGGCCTGGTGGGCCTGCTGATCGGAGGCTCTTTCTACCTGACCTGCCTGCCGGCGCCCGATCCGGTCGCCGGCTTGCCCGCGCCGACGCAGGCCGGCGAGGTTGCGGCCGACGGCGCGCTGGCCGGCCTGTTGCAGCGCCTGCTGCCGGTCTGGCAGGGACATGTGCAACTGGCGCGCGGACAGACCAAGTCCGCCATCGACAACCTGACCGCGCGGTTCGTCGGCATCCACGAGCGGCTGGGCGGCGCGCTCGACCTGTCGCAAAGCGGCAAGAATGCCGACGTGCTGCAGGCGATCCAAGCTGCGGCCACGCAGCTCGATGGCATCGCCTCGGCGCTGGAGAGCGTGCTGGCCTCGCGCCAGGCGCTGCTGGCCCGGCTCGACACGCTGGCTGCGGCCAATGACGAGATCCGCCGGCTGGCGCAGGAGAACGAACAGCTGGCCGGCCGTACCGGCGTCACCGACCTCCTCAGCGACGAGCAGAGCTGGCAGGAGCTGGCCGGACGCTCGGCCGAGAACAGCCGCCAGATCGCCACGCGCGCCAAGAACGTGCGGCACCAGATCATCGCCGCCATCGGCAGCGCGGGCGAAGCCTCGGTGGCCGCCGGCGGCATCATCGAGAACCCGCGCGAAGTGATCGACCGCGTCGTGGCCGACTTCCGCGAATCGGCGCTGAAGCTCTCGGCCTCCGTCGAGCAGCTTGAGGGCGAGAACCGGGAAGTCGACCGCGAGGTGTGCGACATCCTGGTCAACCTGCAATTCCAGGACCGCATCAGCCAGATCCTCGACCACGTGCAGCGCGACATCGGCCGCCTGCAGCAGGCCGCCGTCGCGCCCGCGCTGCCATCGCCCGAGCAATGGCTGGCCGACCTGGAAAAGACCTACACCACTCCGGAGCAGCGCCAGATGCACGCCGGCCAGCAGACCAACAACGCACAGCAGTCGCAAGTGGACTTCTTTTGA